The following proteins are co-located in the Colletotrichum lupini chromosome 4, complete sequence genome:
- a CDS encoding aldehyde dehydrogenase 3H1, translating into MAHKQPHASSGIPSFESTTLENISAAVKVVQATFKSKKTKDVEFRLTQLRKLYWGLKDNIDLLRDSLKCDLNRPVHDAHVSDIDWSISDCMFAIKNLKTWVKDDRNIDVALPFSLLRPRIRKEPLGTVLIIGTYNFPVQLNICPLIGAIAAGCTAVVKPSENAPATAMVLTRIIEGYLDPDSYRIVNGAIPETTALLNEKWNKILYTGGVNVAKIISKKAAETLTPVCLELGGKNPAFVTSHADLRLAARRLLWGKTLNAGQVCVSHNYVLIERALVKPFIKFLQEYYIDFFPKGARESPDFCRIINTQHFDRMKRMLDSSRGQVVLGGETDRDDLYIAPTAVLVESGDDVMVQEESFGPIWAILPYDNIDDAIAVANATDSTPLALMAFGSQAENEKVLSGVTSGGATLNDAFMHAAVHTFPFGGVGYSGHGSYRGKASFDCFTHRRTVAETPGWADKIFRVRYMPYLESELRMSQWLGDVKPDFDRDGRQIFGLKSLVESVLRVGSDSGTGALFRWTIIGVGSWLLYGRSWV; encoded by the exons ATGGCGCACAAGCAACCACATGCATCTTCAGGCATCCCTTCGTTTGAATCAACCACGCTTGAAAATATCTCAGCCGCCGTGAAGGTGGTTCAAGCCACTTTCAAATCTAAGAAAACCAAAGATGTCGAGTTTCGTCTGACCCAGCTCCGAAAGCTATACTGGGGCTTGAAGGACAACATCGATCTACTTCGAGATTCTTTGAAGTGCGACTTGAACCGACCAGTTCATGATGCACACGTTTCAGATATCGATTGGAGCATCTCCGACTGCATGTTTGCGATTAAAAACCTGAAGACATGGGTCAAGGACGACAGAAATATTGACGTCGCTTTGCCGTTCTCTCTTCTTAGACCAAGGATCAGAAAGGAGCCCCTTGGCACGGTTCTCATCATCGGCACTTACAACTTTCCCGTGCAGCTCAATATCTGCCCCCTCATTGGCGCAATAGCTGCAGGTTGTACCGCAGTTGTAAAGCCCTCCGAAAATGCTCCAGCGACTGCCATGGTCCTCACTCGTATCATCGAGGGCTATCTGGATCCTGACTCGTACAGGATCGTCAATGGCGCTATTCCAGAGACGACTGCTCTGCTCAATGAGAAGTGGAACAAGATTCTCTACACAGGTGGAGTCAACGTGGCCAAGATCATCTCTAAGAAAGCTGCAGAAACACTTACTCCGGTTTGTCTGGAGCTCGGTGGCAAGAATCCGGCATTCGTGACGAGTCACGCAGATCTCCGTCTTGCTGCAAGGAGGCTTCTGTGGGGGAAGACGCTCAATGCCGGGCAAGTGTGTGTCTCGCACAACTACGTCCTAATTGAGAGAGCCCTGGTCAAACCTTTCATCAAGTTTCTCCAAGAATACTATATCGACTTCTTcccgaaaggcgcgagagaAAGCCCCGATTTCTGCCGCATCATCAATACTCAACACTTCGATCGCATGAAGAGGATGCTAGACAGCTCGCGTGGTCAAGTTGTCTTAGGTGGAGAAACAGACCGTGATGATCTTTACATTGCTCCGACAGCAGTTCTTGTGGAGAGCGGGGATGATGTTATGGTTCAGGAGGAATCATTCGGGCCCATTTGGGCCATTTTACCCTATGACAACATCGACGATGCGATTGCGGTGGCGAATGCGACCGATTCTACTCCCCTTGCCCTCATGGCTTTTGGTAGCCAGGCTGAAAACGAGAAAG TTCTTTCTGGTGTTACATCTGGCGGCGCAACTCTCAACGACGCCTTCATGCATGCCGCAGTTCACACTTTCCCCTTTGGGGGCGTGGGATACTCTGGTCACGGATCTTACCGCGGCAAAGCTTCCTTTGACTGCTTCACGCATCGTCGCACTGTCGCCGAGACCCCTGGTTGGGCTGACAAGATTTTCCGCGTTCGCTACATGCCATACCTGGAGTCAGAGCTGAGGATGTCCCAATGGCTGGGCGACGTGAAGCCTGATTTCGACCGCGATGGAAGGCAAATCTTTGGGCTCAAGTCTTTGGTGGAGTCTGTTCTTCGGGTCGGCAGTGACTCGGGAACCGGTGCGCTCTTCCGCTGGACTATCATTGGGGTTGGTAGTTGGTTGCTGTACGGCCGTTCATGGGTTTGA
- a CDS encoding major facilitator superfamily transporter, whose amino-acid sequence MRVDDGSQSTTTMNIVQSSGEAKPPESGQEASEWKWEDDSSNPYNWPKWKKNLQLAMISIVGFSCSIGTSIVSPARSKFVEEFGVSSTAAFLPLSLYVLALGLGPVLGGPLSETAGRQAVHIIAVVFGGLFLSGFFYGPVLAIGSGVLNETYLPVERGLPSTIFILSPFLGPGLGPVLGSFLVDRKGWRWTQYTLVFFSVFSLIWLFLSGESYHPVLLRRRRKQLGLVEPRSTANLQKLRQFLTVGLLRPLHMLFTEPIVAILSLYVACMFGTLFMFFGAFFYVFDKTHGYTLTQTGLVFLAIAFGCVLGCITMVLCDHHIYQPKARQFSPSEIPPELRLYPAMLGSLGLPISLFWFGWTARPDVNAAGNITLTISSIQYLGDTYHRSNVASAASANSLARYTFAAAFPFFSLQMYQKLGIGWASSLLGFVSLALLPGPWIFFKFGKRIRQRSQYETASY is encoded by the exons ATGCGAGTTGACGATGGATCCCAGAGCACGACAACGATGAACATCGTCCAGTCTTCTGGCGAAGCAAAACCTCCAGAGAGTGGGCAAGAAGCCAGTGAATGGAAGTGGGAAGATGATTCGTCTAACCCCTACAATTGGCCAAAATGGAAGAAGAATTTACAGTTGGCGATGATATCTATCGTTGGATTTTCCTG CTCAATAGGAACCTCGATCGTCAGTCCAGCTCGATCAAAATTTGTAGAAGAATTTGGTGTGTCGAGTACGGCTGCATTCCTGCCGCTATCTCTATACGTTCTGGCCCTCGGCTTGGGTCCTGTACTCGGCGGACCGTTGTCGGAAACAGCTGGCAGACAAGCTGTTCACATCATTGCCGTAGTCTTTGGAGGGCT ATTTCTGTCAGGGTTCTTCTATGGGCCCGTCTTGGCTATTGGTTCGGGCGTTCTGAATGAGACCTATCTGCCTGTTGAGCGTGGCTTGCCGTCAACGATCTTCATTTTATCTCCATTTCTTGGACCAGGCCTTGG TCCAGTCTTGGGGTCATTCCTTGTTGACAGAAAAGGCTGGCGATGGACGCAGTACACTCTAGTGTTCTTCTCAGTCTTCTCTTTGATCTGGCTGTTTCTATCTGGAGAGTCCTATCACCCTGTTCTATTGCGTCGTCGCCGAAAGCAACTTGGTCTCGTCGAACCAAGGTCGACTGCGAACTTACAGAAACTGCGACAATTTCTCACCGTTGGGCTGCTTCGACCACTGCATATGCTCTTCACCGAACCGATCGTGGCCATTCTCTCCTTGTATGTCGCATGCATGTTTGGAACACTGTTCATGTTCTTCGGTGCTTTCTTCTATGTCTTTGACAAAACCCATGGCTATACTCTCACTCAGACGGGTCTTGTGTTCTTAGCGATCGCTTTCGGATGCGTGCTTGGATGTATCACCATGGTTCTCTGCGACCATCATATCTATCAGCCCAAGGCAAGACAATTTTCCCCAAGCGAAATCCCCCCTGAGCTGCGGCTCTACCCAGCCATGTTGGGAAGCTTGGGTCTTCCCATTAGTCTTTTCTGGTTCGGCTGGACAGCTAGGCCAGACGTCAATGCTGCG GGCAATATCACATTGACCATTAGCTCAATCCAATACCTCGGGGACACATATCATCGCTCTAATGTAGCAAGTGCGGCCAGCGCGAACAGCTTAGCAAGGTATACCTTTGCTGCTGCGTTCCCATTCTTCTCATTACAAA TGTACCAAAAACTCGGTATTGGCTGGGCATCAAGCCTTCTAGGATTCGTTTCACTGGCACTACTTCCAGGCCCTTGGATATTCTTTAAATTTGGCAAACGAATCCGCCAGCGAAGCCAGTATGAGACTGCGAGCTACTAG